From Anopheles darlingi chromosome 2, idAnoDarlMG_H_01, whole genome shotgun sequence, the proteins below share one genomic window:
- the LOC125948002 gene encoding uncharacterized protein LOC125948002 — protein MTNESGNQLYRDAIKAIETFLLGMSFRLPEVYSDIERIRAALSENKKLPNSRQLDSGVSKAISSNVEAAVECGKAMRCFDGSKTLENAEKLLQTMLHNCKLVQGCIQTLPSDTMDSSRIEEVGTRLAHVGEGAQLTHVLLVEVTELAMASNAYYLGGRTLIVPSAPKGLADDMTMYCALISSEYSKANEKRPGSKFDLSWPRFELPAIEPNVRSLQL, from the exons ATGACGAACGAATCCGGTAACCAACTATACCGCGATGCGATTAAAGCGATAGAAACATTTTTACTGGGAATGAGTTTTCGTCTGCCGGAAGTATACAGCGATATTGAACGTATAAGAGCAGCACTAAGTGAAAACAAGAAGCTACCCAACTCTCGTCAGCTCGACAG CGGCGTAAGTAAAGCCATTTCATCCAACGTCGAAGCAGCAGTGGAATGTGGCAAAGCAATGAGGTGTTTCGATGGCAGTAAGACGCT TGAAAATGCGGAAAAGCTGCTGCAAACAATGCTGCACAACTGCAAGCTTGTTCAAGGCTGTATTCAAACATTGCCCTCTGATACGATGGATTCATCACGAATCGAAGAAGTTGGTACTCGCTTAGCACATGTAGGCGAAGGAGCACAGCTAACGCACGTGTTGTTAGTAGAAGTAACGGAGCTTGCGATGGCATCGAATGCATACTATCTTGGTGGAAGGACGCTAATCGTACCATCAGCCCCAAAAGGTTTGGCAGACGATATGACAATGTATTGTGCGTTAATTTCTTCCGAATACAGCAAAGCTAACGAAAAGCGGCCCGGTTCAAAATTTGACCTCTCGTGGCCTCGGTTTGAATTGCCTGCTATAGAGCCCAACGTTAGATCACTTCAGTTGTAG
- the LOC125948020 gene encoding NADH dehydrogenase [ubiquinone] 1 alpha subcomplex subunit 7-like — translation MSKVVRRDISPLLQELRNFLLGRKHTNALRFEDGIAARTQPPPNLPDGPAHKLSANHYVIRDARREVAPPIDLTSQKLLAEKGASAKLPTPGKSYGWDQH, via the exons ATGTCGAAAGTCGTTCGTCGTGATATTTCTCCGTTGCTGCAGGAGCTGCGCAATTTCCTGCTTGGC CGTAAGCATACCAACGCTCTGCGCTTCGAGGACGGTATTGCGGCCCGCACTCAACCGCCACCGAATTTGCCCGATGGACCGGCCCACAA GTTGTCCGCTAATCACTATGTGATCCGTGATGCTCGCCGTGAGGTAGCTCCACCAATCGATCTTACCTCGCAGAAGCTGCTGGCCGAAAAGGG AGCGAGTGCAAAATTACCAACGCCGGGAAAATCCTACGGTTGGGACCAACATTAA